The Acetivibrio cellulolyticus CD2 genome has a segment encoding these proteins:
- a CDS encoding non-ribosomal peptide synthetase codes for MFIKSIEKDNELFQLTHPQKRVWYIEEIQPDTSVGNIGGTIRIKGEVNTKLLCQSINNLIRTNAALRLNLTEINGEVFQYVKEYEEIEIEYFDFSLYEEAEMELEKWVQCECTKPFKIKNSDLYYFCIFKISDSDYGYFAKFHHIICDGWSVNLMTNQICDTYMKLFHGEDIDTDLKGTYIDYVKNEQGYLKSEKFIKNGHFWNDKFEDVESNFINYNSNSLKGMRKTYELDESLSIRIKEFAAQNRFSINTFFVSLMILYISKTTPQKDIIIGTPVLNRSGKKEKNIFGMFTSTMPLRICVDNKRTILDMVKMVNSELTSCFFNQKYPYDLLVQDLQLAQRGIQSLFQVCVNYYNTKLNSELNGLRIENNEFYNGNQTYSLQLVVKDWSDSNSLTLDFDYKISDYTNEQIEEMYSCMMKIIEWILVNPDMQLSGLTLLSEQEKNELVYSFNSTEKDYPKSKTIVQLFEEQVEKTPNRIAVSFGKINLTYEELNERSNQTAHFLREKGVCNGKIVGLMVTHSLEMVVGILAVIKAGGAYLPIDSEYPSERISYMLNDSGASLLLTNCKIDNEIEFNGQIVKLNDYNITHQLKSNPYTQNHPSDAVYVIYTSGSTGKPKGVIIEHQGLVNYIWWARKMYVKDDEDIFALYSSLSFDLTVTSVFTPLINGNRIVVYSQNEGKYVLYRVMSENKVNIIKLTPSHLSLITELDNSNSSVKRFIVGGEDLKVSLAESVYKSFNGNIEIYNEYGPTETVVGCMIYKYDYEKDRRVSVPIGIPADNVQIYILDEDLNPVSKGKTGEMYISGDGVARGYLNRTDLTNQRFVANPFLEDKRMYRTGDLARYLDSGVIEYVGRADHQVKIRGYRIELGEIEEYLLKYDSIDNAVVIDQQYEDSSTYLCAYVVSSKSICESEIRQYLSRFLPDYMVPTYINQIDEIPLSSNGKVDRKFLRQPQRNVNKTEYRVPVNEYEIKLVESIEAVLGIKNIGLRHNFFHIGGDSIKAIQIASRLNEAGLKITVKDILSNPVIEDMAVRIEVCTGLNSAEQGLCEGIVEKTPVSSWFLASNFKNADHYNQSVLLKFNQEVHTERLKGAFEQLVRHHDSLRLNFDTVERKLFYNNSYLKNEFDIEEFDLSIYSDEMQTMMMNEMGEKLKSSFNIARGILIKACVFNLGKSGKRLLVTAHHLVIDGVSWRIILDDLQRILECQNNFSEDMLPLKTHSMQKWAETLKEYSMGEVLKETEYWNSILQRNFTFPLDFNPIDRSIEKVASLVKDLTRDKTENLLTSANISYGTETVDILVAALVMAVCEFTGEEEIIIELEGHGRQIPVDNIDISRTVGWFTSMYPVALRGVENSIEATIKSVKEQLRKIPNKGVGFGILKYLSETLENLERKYIRFNYLGDFDNTFDGSFFSVSNEKCGNDISVNNQMTCLVDINAIIVNKKLEIRISYNGNCFKERTMLDFSEKYLSHIVLLIEHCCNKESRDFTPSDFDAVEILQADLDGLFS; via the coding sequence ATGTTTATAAAATCAATTGAAAAGGATAATGAGTTATTTCAATTAACTCACCCTCAAAAAAGAGTCTGGTATATTGAGGAGATTCAGCCTGATACCTCTGTTGGAAATATTGGAGGTACCATAAGAATTAAAGGGGAAGTAAATACCAAATTATTATGCCAATCTATAAATAATCTGATTAGAACAAATGCTGCACTAAGATTGAATCTCACAGAAATCAATGGTGAAGTTTTCCAATACGTTAAGGAGTATGAAGAAATAGAAATCGAATATTTTGATTTCAGTCTGTATGAAGAAGCAGAAATGGAGTTGGAAAAATGGGTGCAGTGTGAATGCACCAAACCCTTTAAGATTAAAAACAGTGATCTGTATTATTTTTGTATCTTTAAGATAAGTGATAGCGATTATGGGTACTTTGCCAAGTTTCATCATATAATCTGTGACGGCTGGTCAGTAAATCTTATGACAAACCAAATCTGTGATACCTATATGAAGCTTTTTCACGGGGAAGATATCGATACTGATTTAAAAGGAACATATATTGATTATGTGAAAAATGAGCAAGGGTACTTAAAATCAGAGAAGTTTATAAAAAATGGCCATTTCTGGAATGATAAATTCGAGGATGTAGAAAGTAATTTTATAAATTATAATTCAAATAGTCTAAAAGGTATGAGGAAGACTTATGAACTTGATGAAAGCCTTTCTATAAGAATAAAGGAATTTGCAGCTCAAAACAGATTTTCGATAAATACGTTTTTCGTTTCCTTAATGATTCTTTATATAAGTAAGACTACACCACAAAAAGACATTATTATTGGTACTCCGGTGCTTAACAGATCGGGGAAAAAAGAAAAAAACATATTTGGTATGTTTACCAGTACTATGCCATTGAGGATTTGTGTAGACAATAAGAGGACCATATTGGATATGGTTAAAATGGTTAACAGCGAGCTTACAAGCTGTTTTTTCAACCAGAAGTATCCTTATGATCTTTTGGTGCAGGACTTACAGCTCGCACAAAGAGGTATTCAAAGCCTTTTTCAGGTTTGTGTAAATTATTATAATACAAAGCTTAATAGTGAACTTAATGGTTTGCGCATAGAAAATAATGAGTTTTATAATGGAAACCAGACCTATTCTCTTCAACTTGTAGTTAAGGATTGGTCTGATTCAAATAGTTTGACTTTGGATTTTGACTATAAGATAAGCGATTATACAAATGAGCAAATTGAAGAAATGTATTCATGTATGATGAAAATTATAGAGTGGATTTTAGTAAATCCTGATATGCAATTAAGTGGCCTTACTCTTTTAAGTGAACAAGAGAAAAATGAGCTTGTTTATTCTTTTAATTCTACTGAGAAGGATTATCCAAAAAGTAAAACAATTGTCCAACTTTTTGAAGAACAGGTTGAAAAAACTCCCAACAGGATTGCTGTTAGTTTTGGAAAAATAAATCTGACGTATGAGGAGTTAAATGAAAGGTCAAATCAAACAGCACATTTTTTGAGGGAAAAAGGGGTTTGCAATGGAAAAATAGTCGGATTAATGGTAACTCATTCACTGGAAATGGTTGTTGGAATATTAGCTGTTATAAAGGCTGGAGGGGCATATCTTCCTATTGATTCTGAATATCCTTCTGAGCGTATCAGCTATATGCTGAATGATTCAGGGGCATCCTTGCTGCTTACAAACTGTAAAATAGATAATGAAATTGAGTTTAATGGTCAGATTGTAAAACTTAATGATTATAATATAACCCATCAGCTTAAATCAAACCCTTATACACAAAATCACCCCAGTGATGCTGTGTATGTAATATATACATCAGGTTCTACAGGAAAACCAAAAGGAGTAATAATTGAACATCAGGGGCTTGTAAATTATATCTGGTGGGCAAGGAAAATGTATGTAAAAGATGACGAAGATATATTTGCGTTGTATTCATCCTTGTCGTTTGATTTAACGGTTACGTCTGTATTTACACCGCTTATAAACGGTAACAGAATAGTTGTGTACAGCCAGAATGAAGGGAAATATGTTTTATATAGAGTTATGAGTGAAAACAAGGTGAATATTATTAAGCTTACACCTTCTCATTTATCCTTAATTACGGAATTGGATAATTCAAATTCTTCAGTAAAGCGTTTTATTGTAGGAGGCGAAGACTTAAAAGTTAGTTTGGCAGAGAGTGTATATAAAAGCTTTAATGGAAATATTGAAATATATAATGAATATGGACCTACCGAGACTGTGGTAGGTTGTATGATTTACAAGTATGACTATGAAAAAGACAGGCGCGTATCTGTTCCTATTGGTATTCCGGCGGATAACGTACAAATATATATACTGGATGAAGACTTGAATCCTGTTTCTAAAGGAAAAACAGGTGAAATGTATATTTCAGGTGATGGAGTTGCGCGTGGATATTTAAACAGAACAGACCTGACAAATCAAAGATTTGTAGCCAATCCATTTTTAGAAGATAAAAGAATGTACAGGACAGGTGACCTTGCAAGATACCTTGACAGCGGTGTAATTGAGTATGTGGGGAGAGCCGATCACCAGGTGAAGATACGCGGCTATCGTATAGAACTTGGTGAAATAGAAGAATACCTTTTGAAGTATGACTCTATTGATAATGCAGTAGTTATTGATCAGCAATATGAGGATAGCTCAACATACCTTTGTGCTTATGTGGTAAGCTCAAAAAGTATCTGTGAAAGTGAAATACGCCAATATCTTTCCAGGTTTTTACCTGACTATATGGTTCCAACATATATCAATCAAATAGACGAAATTCCGTTGAGTTCCAATGGGAAGGTAGACAGAAAGTTTCTTAGGCAGCCTCAAAGAAATGTTAATAAAACAGAATATAGGGTGCCTGTTAATGAATATGAGATCAAGCTTGTAGAATCAATAGAAGCTGTACTTGGAATTAAGAATATAGGTCTTAGGCATAATTTCTTCCATATAGGAGGAGACTCAATTAAAGCAATTCAAATCGCGTCAAGACTTAATGAAGCGGGTCTGAAAATTACAGTTAAAGATATATTGTCTAATCCTGTAATTGAAGATATGGCGGTGCGTATTGAAGTATGTACTGGACTCAATAGTGCCGAGCAGGGACTTTGTGAAGGAATTGTTGAAAAAACACCTGTTTCATCTTGGTTCTTGGCAAGTAATTTTAAAAATGCAGATCATTACAACCAATCTGTTTTACTAAAGTTTAACCAGGAAGTACATACTGAGCGGCTTAAAGGTGCGTTTGAACAGTTAGTCAGGCATCATGATTCGTTAAGGCTTAATTTTGATACAGTTGAGAGAAAATTGTTCTACAACAATTCATATCTAAAAAATGAATTTGATATTGAAGAATTCGATTTATCAATATACTCAGATGAAATGCAAACAATGATGATGAATGAAATGGGTGAGAAGCTTAAATCAAGTTTTAATATTGCAAGAGGAATTTTAATAAAGGCGTGTGTATTTAATCTTGGAAAAAGCGGGAAACGGTTATTAGTTACGGCACATCATTTAGTTATAGATGGAGTTTCATGGAGAATTATTTTGGATGATCTGCAAAGAATCCTCGAGTGCCAGAATAATTTTTCAGAGGACATGCTCCCGCTAAAAACCCATTCCATGCAAAAGTGGGCGGAAACATTAAAAGAATATAGCATGGGTGAAGTTCTAAAAGAAACCGAGTATTGGAATTCAATATTACAAAGGAATTTTACATTTCCATTGGACTTTAACCCTATAGACAGATCTATAGAAAAGGTTGCTTCTTTAGTTAAAGATCTTACAAGAGATAAAACAGAAAATTTGTTAACAAGTGCAAATATTTCATATGGTACAGAAACCGTGGATATTTTGGTTGCAGCACTTGTAATGGCAGTATGCGAATTTACGGGGGAAGAAGAAATTATAATTGAATTGGAAGGACATGGACGTCAGATTCCTGTAGACAATATTGATATTTCCAGAACAGTTGGATGGTTTACAAGTATGTACCCTGTTGCTTTAAGGGGTGTAGAAAACTCTATTGAAGCGACAATCAAATCTGTAAAAGAACAGCTTAGGAAAATTCCCAATAAAGGGGTTGGGTTTGGTATTCTGAAGTATTTATCTGAAACTCTTGAAAATCTAGAGAGAAAATATATAAGATTCAACTATCTGGGCGATTTTGATAATACCTTTGATGGCAGCTTTTTTTCAGTTTCCAATGAAAAGTGCGGAAATGATATAAGTGTAAATAATCAAATGACCTGCCTTGTTGATATAAATGCAATCATTGTAAATAAAAAGCTGGAAATAAGGATTAGCTACAACGGAAATTGTTTTAAGGAACGGACCATGCTTGATTTTTCTGAGAAATATTTAAGCCATATCGTATTATTAATAGAGCATTGCTGTAATAAAGAGAGCAGGGACTTTACGCCGTCAGATTTTGATGCCGTTGAAATATTACAAGCTGATCTGGATGGCTTATTTAGCTAA
- a CDS encoding serine hydrolase, whose translation MKMFRKAGAIFFACMVSLMSLTGCAQSNVEHTGHSHEEHGHEEDEHGGSVESSDQGETVYRFDSNGINASAIQEIETFIKQQMEVGKLPGISIAVVNGDKEIYSNGFGYSDLKSKEAVTTDTLFELGSVSKAFTGLAILKLEEEGKLKINDPVSKYIPWLKLKYNGKEVDVTLEQFLHQTSGIPFETACEIPVSDSEKALEYTVRVLINKELINEPGKNFFYASLNYDVLGLVIQQVSGVSYEEYMRNNILQLFGLNNTYMSREEAMDKGMSYGYKLGFTKVLRYDAPEYRGNTPAGYIISNAEDMGKWLGIQLGAASTTELQKSIIDKSHVHNSTVPKAEDGAFYAAGWAFYPDGYGEFIHDGGNPNFSSYISFSPGENLGIIVLANRNSVYTRAIGQGVMNILRSKDSAHSHFDNYLGLDKTVTVIFFVSSGILILVICLLAIAVMQLIKKRRSYSGSIIKKLLILIPSLTVIIIIGYNLYNAPNILFGGLPWGFINVWGPMSILPAVYSIFGMLILLGIFIVLTTLFPKSKAKT comes from the coding sequence ATGAAAATGTTTAGAAAAGCAGGTGCAATTTTTTTCGCATGTATGGTATCTCTTATGTCTTTAACTGGCTGTGCACAGTCAAATGTTGAACATACAGGACATTCTCATGAGGAACATGGACACGAGGAGGATGAACATGGTGGAAGTGTTGAGTCTTCAGACCAGGGAGAAACAGTATATAGATTTGATAGTAATGGTATTAATGCTTCTGCAATACAAGAAATAGAGACCTTTATAAAACAGCAGATGGAAGTAGGTAAGCTTCCCGGAATATCAATTGCTGTTGTAAATGGTGATAAAGAGATATATAGCAATGGTTTTGGTTATTCAGACCTAAAATCAAAAGAAGCAGTTACTACTGATACTTTGTTTGAGTTGGGTTCTGTAAGCAAGGCATTTACCGGACTTGCAATTTTAAAGCTTGAGGAAGAAGGAAAGCTGAAAATAAATGACCCTGTCAGTAAATATATCCCATGGTTAAAACTTAAATACAATGGCAAAGAAGTAGATGTTACTTTAGAACAATTTTTACATCAAACCAGCGGTATTCCTTTTGAAACTGCATGTGAAATTCCTGTTTCAGATTCTGAAAAGGCATTGGAATATACGGTGCGGGTTTTGATAAACAAAGAACTTATTAATGAGCCTGGAAAAAATTTTTTCTATGCTTCATTAAATTATGATGTATTAGGTTTAGTTATTCAACAAGTATCAGGTGTTTCCTATGAAGAATATATGAGAAATAATATTTTGCAGTTGTTTGGACTTAATAACACTTACATGTCAAGGGAAGAGGCAATGGATAAAGGAATGTCTTATGGGTACAAGCTTGGCTTTACCAAAGTACTCCGTTATGATGCGCCTGAATATAGAGGCAATACGCCAGCTGGATATATAATATCCAATGCAGAGGATATGGGAAAATGGCTTGGAATTCAATTGGGAGCAGCTAGTACAACAGAGCTTCAAAAATCAATTATAGATAAGTCTCACGTTCATAACAGTACAGTTCCTAAAGCAGAGGATGGAGCTTTTTATGCTGCCGGATGGGCATTTTATCCGGATGGATATGGTGAATTTATCCATGATGGAGGTAATCCGAATTTTTCATCATATATATCATTTAGTCCTGGCGAAAATCTTGGAATTATAGTATTGGCTAACAGAAACTCTGTTTATACCCGTGCTATAGGTCAAGGCGTTATGAACATACTTAGAAGCAAAGATTCTGCACACTCACATTTTGATAATTATTTAGGCCTTGATAAGACTGTAACAGTTATATTTTTCGTATCAAGTGGCATTTTGATTCTCGTAATTTGTCTTTTAGCCATTGCAGTTATGCAGCTTATTAAGAAAAGAAGGAGTTATAGTGGCAGCATTATAAAGAAATTACTAATCCTTATTCCTTCTCTCACTGTTATCATTATTATCGGATATAACCTGTACAATGCGCCAAATATATTATTTGGAGGTCTTCCATGGGGCTTTATAAATGTATGGGGCCCTATGAGTATTTTGCCGGCGGTTTATTCCATATTTGGCATGCTTATATTACTGGGCATATTTATTGTATTGACAACGCTTTTCCCAAAATCCAAAGCTAAAACATAA
- a CDS encoding thioesterase II family protein yields the protein MDKIKLFCLPFAGGSAVTYRKWKDYLHSFIEIWALELKGRGKRFNEPFYLSIKEAVEDLYKIIEPEIVNSQFAFFGHSMGTILAYELVNQIKREKQRDPLHIFFSGRYPPHADKRRKVLHDLPDDEFIAEIESYGGTPKGLFDNKELLEIFLPVLRADYKILDNYRAQQTQVVYDFDISVLGGRYDSEVSAVDLRQWYKYTNGDCRVYEFEGGHFFINDYIEDIVKIINSTLGSKKNSIEDIYRILFD from the coding sequence ATGGATAAAATTAAGTTGTTTTGTTTGCCGTTTGCCGGCGGTTCAGCAGTTACCTATAGAAAATGGAAAGATTATTTACACAGCTTTATTGAAATATGGGCTTTAGAACTAAAAGGAAGAGGGAAAAGGTTTAATGAGCCGTTTTACTTAAGCATTAAGGAAGCTGTTGAAGATTTATATAAGATAATTGAACCGGAAATAGTTAATTCGCAATTCGCTTTCTTTGGACATAGTATGGGGACAATACTTGCATATGAACTGGTAAACCAGATAAAAAGAGAAAAGCAGCGGGATCCGTTACATATTTTCTTTTCTGGAAGATATCCCCCACATGCTGATAAGCGGAGAAAAGTACTCCATGACTTGCCTGATGATGAATTTATAGCAGAAATTGAAAGTTATGGAGGTACTCCTAAGGGACTGTTTGATAATAAAGAGTTACTTGAAATTTTTCTGCCTGTTTTAAGGGCTGATTACAAGATACTAGACAACTACAGGGCTCAACAAACCCAGGTAGTATATGATTTCGACATATCGGTGTTAGGCGGAAGATATGACAGTGAAGTTTCAGCTGTGGACTTAAGGCAATGGTATAAGTACACAAATGGAGACTGCAGAGTATATGAGTTTGAAGGCGGACATTTTTTTATAAATGACTATATTGAAGATATTGTAAAGATCATAAATTCTACATTGGGCAGTAAGAAGAACAGTATAGAAGACATATACAGAATTTTGTTCGACTAA